From a region of the Campylobacter anatolicus genome:
- a CDS encoding efflux transporter outer membrane subunit → MRNLAIFIITLFMAGCSFRPELPEVNTTFEYKFESSDINDYWWREFKDERLNALVDDALKHNIDLKIAYINLQTAALTLKNSKADLFPTLSAEAGASKARTSGETYTGQDNIKYDSFSLSAVLNYEVDLWGRVRNSIASSDALLQASKYDYANARLTLASNVAKSYFALIALRMQEEILQKTLKSYTDTMNYRKKQLDAGTITQMVYLQSVASVQSAQINLADVKNSIIATSNALAILVGRNNNEILNEIITTVNFMPTAPQIEAGISSDILLRRSDVASAYESLKSSNALVGVARAAYFPTLSLTGVFGFSSNEFDRLFVQNANLWSLASSLTQSIFDYGKRANKVEIAKLAQSSNALKYEKTIKTALSEVRIALQNRKNAVYVAEATKDLLDSQEQIYTLAKNQFDAGYADHLTLLDAQRALLSTQLSEINSCLNLNNAIVEVYKAFGGGFKVEETTK, encoded by the coding sequence ATGCGTAATTTAGCTATTTTTATTATTACTTTATTTATGGCTGGTTGTTCATTTCGCCCAGAGCTTCCTGAGGTAAATACAACATTTGAATATAAATTTGAAAGTAGCGATATAAATGATTATTGGTGGCGTGAGTTTAAAGACGAACGCTTAAATGCACTTGTAGATGACGCCTTAAAGCACAACATAGACCTTAAAATAGCATATATAAATTTACAAACAGCAGCTTTAACGCTTAAAAACTCAAAGGCGGATCTTTTTCCAACTTTGAGTGCTGAAGCTGGTGCGAGTAAAGCCAGGACAAGTGGAGAGACCTATACAGGACAGGATAATATAAAATATGATAGCTTTTCACTCAGTGCTGTTTTAAACTATGAAGTTGATCTTTGGGGCAGAGTAAGAAATTCTATTGCTTCATCAGATGCACTCTTACAGGCTAGTAAATACGACTATGCAAATGCTAGATTAACTCTTGCATCAAATGTTGCCAAAAGTTACTTTGCACTGATAGCACTTAGAATGCAAGAAGAGATTTTACAAAAGACACTTAAAAGCTATACAGATACGATGAACTACCGCAAAAAGCAGCTAGACGCTGGTACGATAACTCAGATGGTCTATCTGCAAAGCGTGGCTTCTGTGCAAAGTGCTCAGATAAATCTTGCTGATGTTAAAAACTCAATCATCGCAACATCAAACGCTTTAGCAATACTAGTCGGCAGAAATAATAATGAAATTTTAAACGAGATCATCACTACGGTAAATTTTATGCCTACAGCACCGCAGATAGAGGCTGGTATAAGCTCAGATATATTACTTCGTAGGAGTGATGTAGCTAGTGCTTATGAGAGTCTAAAAAGCTCAAATGCCCTTGTAGGCGTCGCAAGAGCGGCGTATTTTCCTACGCTTTCACTGACTGGTGTTTTTGGATTTAGCTCAAATGAATTTGATAGGCTTTTTGTCCAAAATGCAAATTTGTGGTCTTTAGCAAGTTCGCTCACACAGAGCATATTTGACTACGGAAAACGTGCAAATAAAGTTGAGATAGCCAAACTCGCACAAAGCTCAAATGCACTAAAGTATGAAAAAACTATCAAAACAGCACTTAGTGAGGTTAGAATTGCTTTACAAAACCGCAAAAATGCCGTATATGTAGCTGAAGCAACAAAAGATCTTTTAGACTCACAGGAGCAAATTTATACACTTGCCAAGAATCAGTTTGATGCAGGGTATGCGGATCACTTGACGCTTCTTGACGCCCAAAGAGCACTACTTAGCACACAGCTTAGCGAGATAAACTCTTGCCTTAATTTAAATAATGCTATCGTTGAAGTTTATAAAGCATTTGGCGGTGGTTTTAAAGTAGAAGAGACAACTAAATAA